Proteins from one Aspergillus nidulans FGSC A4 chromosome VIII genomic window:
- a CDS encoding protein sepM (transcript_id=CADANIAT00002020) — translation MEALLAHSFDYLSSYEPTKVRKGLRQVEGLLAQICLSRAKRPVSDKRGSPLLCGAPQSGCKALSELRDDPAFREFFKLQDGFQWNEHLLGRENSGTNDLLILSTLDLIQGVLLLHPPSRILFAREIYMNLLLDLLDPINCPAIQSATLLTLVTALLDHPANTRTFEELDGLLTVTSLFKQRSTAREVKLKLVEFLYFYLMPETAMVSTSAPNTALQRSPSKLGGGPVSRSVNVSGSHSNGRGSRDTRTTEEKQSLLGRYLHNVEDLVEDLKETAPFGATVY, via the exons ATGGAAGCTTTACTGGCTCATTCGTTCGACTACCTTTCTTCATACGAGCCAACGAAAGTGCGCAAAGGATTGCGCCAGGTGGAAGGGCTTTTAGCACAGATCTGCCTCTCCAGGGCGAAACGGCCGGTGTCTGATAAACGAGGCTCACCACTGTTATGCGGCGCTCCACAATCAGGCTGTAAAGCACTGTCCGAGCTTAGAGATGACCCTGCGTTCAGAGAATTTTTCAAACTTCAAGATGGGTTCCAATGGAATG AGCACCTGCTTGGTCGCGAGAATAGCGGTACCAACGATCTTCTCATTCTGTCAACACTTGATTTAATACAAGGCGtgctccttctccatccGCCCTCGAGAATTCTGTTCGCCCGTGAAATTTACATGAACCTTCTTCTGGATCTTTTAGATCCGATCAATTGCCCTGCCATTCAATCCGCAACGCTTCTCACCCTTGTCACGGCTCTGCTAGACCACCCTGCCAATACGCGGACctttgaagagctggatggaTTGCTCACAGTGACATCCCTCTTCAAGCAGCGCTCAACAGCGCGTGAAGTCAAGCTGAAACTTGTTGAATTTCTTTACTTCTATCTGATGCCAGAAACCGCCATGGTCTCCACCAGTGCTCCAAATACAGCCCTACAACGCAGCCCCAGTAAGCTGGGGGGTGGGCCTGTATCAAGGAGTGTCAATGTTTCGGGGTCTCATAGCAATGGCAGGGGCAGCCGCGACACTCGAACAACAGAGGAGAAACAATCTCTTCTGGGAAGATATTTGCACAATGTGGAAGATCTTGTGGAAGATCTCAAGGAAACGGCACCTTTTGGAGCTACGGTCTATTAA
- a CDS encoding Smr domain-containing protein (transcript_id=CADANIAT00002022), which yields MHEHELSYMGPRAFNHSQSNDAESEYDRLRDLARQEASKRNSCFQRSQEAYASGDGAAAKELSEQGKAHGRKMEEYNRQASEFIFRENNAPGRVDADTIDLHGQFVEEAEDILEERIKYARSQGQTHLHVIVGKGNHSANHVQKIKPRVEKVCRELGLQYATEENEGRIYVNLTGGAADSLPSKPSHGHGHQQQHYQQPHQHQQQQQGNQDEIEQVVNAILPRVLRKLEKACCVVM from the exons ATGCACGAGCACGAACTTTCTTACATGGGTCCTCGGG CCTTCAACCACTCCCAAAGCAATGATGCCGAATCCGAATACGATCGTCTTCGCGACCTCGCAAGACAAGAAGCCTCGAAGCGCAACTCCTGTTTCCAGCGC TCCCAAGAAGCATACGCGTCCGGCGACGGCGCAGCAGCCAAAGAACTCAGCGAGCAGGGCAAAGCGCACGGCCGCAAGATGGAGGAGTATAACCGACAAGCGTCAGAGTTTATTTTTCGCGAGAACAACGCGCCGGGGCGCGTTGATGCGGATACAATCGATCTTCACGGACAAtttgttgaagaagcagaagatatccttgaagagAGGATTAAGTACGCGAGGAGTCAAGGGCAGACTCATCTGCATGT GATTGTTGGCAAGGGAAACCATTCCGCGAACCATGTTCAGAAGATCAAGCCGCGCGTGGAGAAGGTCTGTCGCGAGCTGGGCCTGCAATATGCGACGGAGGAGAATGAAGGCAGAATCTATGTCAATCTTACTGGCGGCGCGGCGGATAGTCTTCCTTCCAAACCGTcgcatggacatggacatcaacaacagcactACCAACAACCGCATCAacaccagcaacagcagcagggtAACCAGGATGAGATTGAGCAAGTCGTCAATGCGATACTGCCGCGGGTGCTgcgcaagctggagaaggctTGCTGTGTTGTTATGTAG
- a CDS encoding class I SAM-dependent methyltransferase (transcript_id=CADANIAT00002019): MTNQTIQEALGHGQGNDLGNSDGHRIEYVETIEAYNKWAEVYDTDGNFLQALDTFEMKDLLPRFLCLVQTQTNGKSNMTPGEQVLKLVDLGCGTGRNTLQLAKSAPKEAQIIGLDASPGMLEVAEGNLKAQGVMGTVDERRVVLGVYDLLSPRPESLPVSLRGEARASGAISTLVLEHIPLDKFFEGAARLIRPGGYLLVTNMHAEMGAISQAGFVDVTSGKKIRPTSYAHEVGNVIAAAERAGFEIVPLNGAEKVRERRVNEEMVALLGSRARKWVNVVVWFGLS; encoded by the exons ATGACAAATCAAACAATCCAGGAAGCCCTCGGCCACGGGCAGGGAAATGATCTCGGAAATTCAGACGGCCACCGAATCGAGTACGTGGAAACCATTGAGGCTTATAACAAATGGGCAGAA GTCTATGATACAGACGGAAACTTCCTGCAAGCACTCGACACCTTCGAGATGAAGGATTTGCTCCCGCGCTTTCTGTGCCTTGTGCAGACACAGACAAATGGGAAGTCTAATATGACACCAGGCGAGCAGGTACTCAAACTTGTGGATCTAGGCTGCGGTACGGGTCGGAATACCCTGCAGCTGGCCAAGTCCGCGCCGAAAGAAGCCCAGATAATTGGGCTGGATGCGTCACCGGGCATGCTGGAGGTTGCTGAAGGGAATCTCAAAGCTCAGGGTGTAATGGGCACCGTGGATGAACGTAGGGTTGTGCTAGGTGTGTATGATTTACTGTCGCCTCGGCCAGAATCTCTACCTGTGTCTTTGCGTGGCGAAGCCAGGGCATCAGGTGCGATTTCGACATTGGTCTTGGAGCATATTCCGTTAGACAAATTTTTCGAAGGCGCGGCGCGATTAATTAGACCTGGAGGGTACCTTCTTGTGACGAATATGCATGCGGAGATGGGAGCCATTAGTCAGGCTGGGTTCGTGGATGTGACTAGTGGGAAGAAGATCCGCCCGACGAGCTATGCGCATGAGGTTGGGAAcgtcattgctgctgcggagagGGCTGGGTTTGAAATTGTGCCATTAAATGGAGCTGAGAAAGtaagggagagaagggtgAATGAAGAGATGGTGGCACTGTTAGGGAGCAGGGCGAGGAAGTGGGTGAACGTTGTGGTGTGGTTTGGG CTGAGTTAG
- a CDS encoding uncharacterized protein (transcript_id=CADANIAT00002025) translates to MRSENDHPNLFKDSGNSRLGIVYPIICIICALLLARRIRHRQRTKYILPRGQMDTPSEKHGGKQSPGLSDPELSYSTRDIHHRLPLPSACDILHPLSHSTSLPSSGYLAAVLIEDRKQKMDQAYQLEGECTSPTSPDCTTVGESALVGLRTDCNLLSGTVNPPTPTDDSSQATSLPTRRSTDVADRQHPNSLDFGASWSVQKRGEHVEFLRDVDEEGARTWRRLLKPTADLAAATRQTRNNTAVYLCTSECPTSRKRPSSAPLAIAAKKLPRGKSQTTLPRTLRLSPSSPKSSNEMTLTTYPATTDPSDLAALNLSRLVDRLEFNILSPNADLKSLRRSEYQRIRVGVNIEYARATLQALERSLPQIKPVDRRHELQSSLSRNRQTLKQVQNVLDEIQAEEESRVSARGDEWDLGEDEDDEDADSEGDDLLRTPDTAGEATPEDSFEAPEAAREKSDIDVPATTIVDAGSSPSPTSTAPVPGPALRNRHQNIATASSPTSNLKPTATATGTSLHDAAKTSEPQTADTEEALATDRLEQENLTSSLLDLATQLKTSSQQFQASLEAEKSVLARAAEGLDRTTGNLAAAERRMGMLRRMTEGKGWWGRMMLYAWIFALVARFLGVLGVPSLLKAINSPFYSGVIACYITTEQPERDTGKERITILNFAYIVFALSNTSKRVGRCGIYHYPIRKQTKKGTGEKDKGHPRQRHGMVAGTSSDTVSEG, encoded by the exons ATGCGCAGTGAGAATGATCATCCGAACCTTTTCAAGGATTCTGGCAATTCTCGACTTGGAATAGTCTACCCAATCATCTGCATAATTTGCGCCCTCCTGCTTGCTCGGCGTATCAGACATCGACAACGAACAAAGTACATTCTACCGAGGGGGCAAATGGACACGCCATCCGAGAAACATGGTGGCAAACAGTCGCCCGGTCTATCAGACCCGGAGCTTTCTTACTCTACGCGTGACATTCACCACCGTTTGCCGCTGCCTTCCGCTTGCGATATCCTGCATCCTCTGTCCCATTCAACGTCATTGCCTTCGAGTGGCTACCTAGCCGCTGTCTTGATCGAAGATCGAAAACAGAAGATGGATCAGGCCTATCAGCTTGAGGGCGAATGCACTTCACCGACAAGTCCCGATTGCACGACTGTTGGTGAGTCTGCATTAGTGGGTTTGCGAACGGACTGCAACCTGCTTTCTGGGACTGTGAACCCTCCTACGCCGACTGATGATTCGTCCCAAGCTACATCTCTCCCAACAAGACGGAGCACAGATGTGGCTGATCGGCAACATCCCAATTCTCTGGACTTTGGTGCATCTTGGTCCGTCCAAAAGCGAGGGGAACATGTCGAATTCTTACGCGATGTGGACGAAGAGGGTGCCCGGACATGGAGACG GCTGCTGAAACCAACAGCGGACCTGGCTGCAGCTACACGGCAGACAAGGAACAACACGGCAGTCTACCTATGCACGAGTGAATGCCCAACTTCTCGTAAACGCCCCTCCTCAGCCCCTCTTGCTATCGCGGCGAAAAAATTACCGAGAGGCAAATCCCAGACGACTCTTCCAAGGACACTTCGGCTTTCTCCGTCGTCACCGAAGAGCTCTAACGAGATGACCCTAACCACCTACCCAGCTACCACCGACCCCTCCGATCTCGCCGCGCTGAACCTCTCCCGCCTCGTCGATCGTCTTGAGTTTAATATCCTTTCACCAAATGCAGATCTGAAATCCTTGCGGCGCTCGGAGTACCAGCGGATCAGAGTGGGCGTG AACATAGAGTACGCTCGCGCCACCCTTCAGGCCCTCGAACGCAGCCTACCCCAGATCAAACCTGTTGACCGACGGCACGAGCTCCAGTCTAGTCTTTCGCGCAACCGGCAGACACTCAAGCAAGTCCAGAACGTcctcgacgagatccaggctgaggaggagtCCCGGGTGTCGGCACGCGGAGATGAGTGGGATCTtggtgaagacgaggacgatgaggatgcagACTCAGAGGGAGATGATCTCCTAAGGACGCCAGACACGGCTGGTGAGGCTACGCCGGAAGATAGTTTTGAGGCGCCGGAGGCTGCTAGGGAGAAATCCGATATAGATGTCCCAGCTACCACCATAGTCGACGCAGgttcatcaccatcacctacatcaacagcacccGTGCCTGGTCCTGCACTCCGAAACAGACATCAGAACATTGCAACCGCTTCATCACCAACATCAAATCTCAAACCAACAGCAACCGCAACGGGCACCTCCTTGCACGACGCTGCGAAAACTTCAGAACCTCAGACTGCGGATACTGAAGAGGCTCTCGCAACCGACCGCCTCGAACAAGAAAACCTCACCTCctcccttctcgacctcgcGACACAACTCAAAACCTCCTCCCAACAATTCCAGGCATCTCTTGAAGCCGAAAAATCGGTCCTCGCTCGTGCAGCGGAGGGCCTTGATCGCACCACGGGAAACctcgctgctgcagagcggCGAATGGGCATGTTGCGCCGGATGACGGAAGGGAAGGGGTGGTGGGGGCGGATGATGCTTTATGCATGGATTTTTGCGCT CGTAGCGAGGTTTCTAGGTGTTTTGGGCGTTCCTAGCCTACTCAAGGCTATCAATTCTCCATTTTACTCTGGTG TCATCGCCTGCTATATAACCACTGAGCAACCGGAGCGTGAcacaggaaaagaaagaatcaCGATACTGAAT TTTGCATACATTGTTTTTGCCTTGTCGAATACATCAAAACGAGTAGGTAGATGTGGGATATATCATTATCCGATTCGCAAGCAGACAAAAAAGGGAACAGGAGAGAAGGACAAGGGCCATCCCAGGCAAAGACATGGCATGGTAGCAGGCACCTCGAGTGACACGGTTAGTGAGGGATAG
- a CDS encoding putative mitochondrial outer membrane protein (Sam35) (transcript_id=CADANIAT00002018) — translation MTSNYDDHDLPQQRPDSRRAPRRVRDFFSVPAPVKRVFDRFPLLTYPANDLPHHAGSGRSGNQLFVFIDAAGARRGRPSFNPQCLKWQAYLRFMGIDFELVPSNNHASPSGFLPFLLPALPVGTDAPIPSNKLQNWAIEEVHCEEEQQLNVRFEVYSSLLDTRIRNAWLYHLYLNHENFEAVARRLYVDPSTTNTAVRFALAAQLQQAARDELLKSSPYIDAGALEAEAAEAFEALSTVLGDKDYFFERPNPGLFDASVFAYTHLILDQKMGWKYNRLQQLLSQYKNLVQHRARLLEFF, via the exons ATGACCTCCAATTACGACGACCACGACCTCCCCCAACAGCGACCTGACAGCAGGAGGGCGCCACGCCGGGTCCGTGACTTTTTCTCAGTGCCTGCTCCTGTAAAGCGCGTGTTCGACCGCTTTCCCTTGCTCACATACCCTGCAAATGATCTCCCACATCACGCCGGGTCGGGGCGAAGCGGAAATCAATTATTTGTCTTCATCGATGCCGCGGGAGCTCGACGGGGGCGGCCGTCTTTCAACCCCCAATGCCTGAAGTGGCAG GCTTACCTCAGATTCATGGGCATCGATTTCGAGCTCGTCCCTTCGAACAACCATGCGTCCCCATCCGgcttccttcctttcctccttccggCACTCCCAGTCGGTACTGACGCGCCGATTCCTTCCAATAAATTACAAAATTGGGCCATTGAGGAAGTTCActgcgaagaagaacagcaatTGAATGTGCGCTTCGAAGTATATTCGTCCTTACTGGATACCAGGATACGAAATGCTTGG CTCTACCATCTCTACCTAAATCACGAGAATTTTGAGGCTGTTGCGCGACGTCTTTATGTTGATCCCTCGACTACTAATACCGCCGTCCGCTTCGCGTTAGCAGCACAATTGCAGCAGGCTGCGCGGGATGAACTCCTTAAGTCATCACCATATATCGATGCCGGTGCTTTAGAGGCCGAAGCGGCTGAAGCTTTTGAAGCGCTCTCTACGGTACTCGGCGATAAGGATTACTTTTTCGAGCGGCCTAATCCGGGACTGTTCGACGCCAGTGTGTTTGCATATACGCATCTGATACTGGACCAAAAGATGGGCTGGAAGTATAACCGGCTGCAGCAGCTATTATCACAGTATAAAAATCTTGTTCAACATCGAGCGCGGCTATTGGAATTCTTCTAG
- a CDS encoding uncharacterized protein (transcript_id=CADANIAT00002023) — translation MFFTKLGQRRISGTVLGDTSHVLTTVLTRREAFIRPSILPESWSENRNLLETVYGIVEYTVESKILGNALTRRIGALTYEPWSSHLEFSPDSRFFRIMNAEYESDSRTLISRQSYAEQRWSMEIVKQYRS, via the exons ATGTTCTTCACGAAGCTAGGCCAACGAAGAATTTCTGGTACTGTCCTTGGGGACACGAGTCATGTCTTGACTACGGTCTTGACAAGGCGAGAAGCCTTTATCCGTCCTTCAATTCTGCCTGAGTCATGGAGCGAAAATCGGAATC TACTAGAGACAGTGTACGGTATTGTGGAATACACTGTGGAATCCAA GATACTCGGTAACGCACTCACTCGTCGAATTGGTGCGCTGACGTACGAGCCCTGGTCTTCACATCTTGAATTCTCCCCAGACTCCCGCTTCTTCCGAATTATGAATGCTGAGTACGAGTCTGACTCAAGAACGTTGATCTCAAGGCAATCATATGCGGAGCAGAGGTGGAGTATGGAGATTGTCAAACAGTATCGGTCATAG
- a CDS encoding protein ggpS (transcript_id=CADANIAT00002021), translating into MTSDSHFHPPHAIPPRISSNRMSGASTRDKAALMGNFEKDWLSKGDKLQTNTDLSKRHTRNQSSLDGTKYKDGKWSQENEEVIMGPYDYMLQHPGKDLRRQMINAFNVWLKVPSESLAIITKVVAMLHTASLLIDDVEDNSLLRRGIPVAHSIYGTAQTINSANYVYFLALQEVQKLKSPAAIDIYVQELLNLHRGQGMDLFWRDTLTCPSEDEYLEMVGNKTGGLFRLAVKLMQAESSTGKDCVALVNVLGLVFQICDDYLNLSDTTYTQNKGLCEDLTEGKFSFPIIHSIRSNPGNHQLINILRQRTKDEEVKRYALQYMESTGSFKHTQDVVRQLRARALQLIEEIENSENGEQPEEHNDGTMVRAILDKITESTLADTNTTTRDINGNCATR; encoded by the coding sequence ATGACGTCCGATTCGCACTTTCACCCTCCGCACGCAATACCACCCAGGATTAGCTCCAACCGAATGTCAGGTGCATCTACTCGAGACAAGGCAGCACTAATGGGAAACTTCGAGAAGGACTGGCTGTCAAAAGGTGACAAGCTTCAGACAAACACCGATTTGTCTAAAAGACACACGCGAAATCAGTCAAGTCTCGACGGGACAAAATACAAAGATGGGAAATGGTCCCAAGAGAATGAGGAGGTGATCATGGGTCCGTACGACTACATGCTGCAACACCCGGGGAAGGACCTGCGACGGCAGATGATCAACGCTTTTAACGTATGGTTGAAGGTGCCATCTGAGAGCCtggccatcatcaccaaAGTAGTGGCTATGCTCCATACCGCTTCATTATTGATCGACGACGTCGAAGACAACTCTCTTCTCCGGCGAGGAATTCCGGTCGCACATAGCATCTATGGCACCGCGCAGACGATCAATTCGGCAAACTACGTTtacttcctcgccctccagGAGGTGCAAAAACTGAAGAGTCCGGCAGCTATCGACATATACGTccaggagctgctgaattTACACAGAGGGCAAGGCATGGATCTGTTCTGGCGAGACACGCTCACTTGTCCAAGCGAAGATGAATACTTGGAGATGGTGGGCAACAAGACTGGAGGTTTGTTCCGGCTAGCTGTGAAATTGATGCAAGCTGAAAGCAGCACTGGAAAGGACTGTGTGGCCCTTGTGAATGTTTTGGGACTGGTCTTTCAGATATGCGACGACTATCTCAATTTATCCGACACGACGTATACCCAGAACAAAGGGCTCTGTGAAGACCTCACAGAGGGCAAATTTTCATTCCCCATTATCCACAGCATTCGATCGAACCCGGGGAACCATCAGctcatcaatatcctccgGCAGAGaacaaaggatgaagaagtcaAACGCTACGCGCTCCAGTATATGGAAAGCACGGGCAGTTTCAAGCATACGCAGGATGTTGTTCGGCAGCTACGTGCCAGAGCTCTGCAGCTCATTGAAGAGATTGAGAACAGCGAAAATGGCGAGCAACCGGAGGAACACAATGACGGTACGATGGTCCGGGCAATCCTCGATAAAATCACAGAATCCACCTTGGCTGATACGAATACGACTACGAGAGATATCAACGGCAACTGTGCGACCCGTTAA
- the gpaA gene encoding guanine nucleotide-binding protein subunit alpha fadA (transcript_id=CADANIAT00002024) translates to MGCGMSTEDKEGKARNEEIENQLKRDKMMQRNEIKMLLLGAGESGKSTILKQMKLIHEGGYSRDERESFKEIIYSNTVQSMRVILEAMESLELPLEDARNEYHVQTVFMQPAQIEGDSLPSEVGNAIAALWQDAGVQECFKRSREYQLNDSAKYYFDSIERIAQSDYLPTDQDVLRSRVKTTGITETTFIIGDLTYRMFDVGGQRSERKKWIHCFENVTTILFLVAISEYDQLLFEDETVNRMQEALTLFDSICNSRWFVKTSIILFLNKIDRFKEKLPVSPMKNYFPDYEGGADYAAACDYILNRFVSLNQAEQKQIYTHFTCATDTTQIRFVMAAVNDIIIQENLRLCGLI, encoded by the exons ATGGGTTGTGGAATGAGTACCGAGGATAAGGAGGGCAAGGCCCGcaacgaggagattgagaaccAGCTCAAGCGGGACAAGATGATGCAGAGAAATGAGATTAAAATGCTCCTGCTCG GTGCCGGAGAGTCTGGCAAGTCTACAATTCTTAAGCAGATGAAGTTGATCCACGAGGGTGGCTACTCCCGCGATGAGAGGGAGTCTTTTAAGGAAATTATCTACAGCAACACCGTCCAGTCGATGCGTGTCATCCTGGAAGCCATGGAGTCACTGGAGCTGCCTCTGGAAGATGCTCGTAACGAATATCACGTCCAGACCGTTTTCATGCAACCCGCTCAGATCGAAGGCGACAGCTTGCCCTCAGAAGTTGGTAATGCCATTGCTGCCCTCTGGCAGGATGCTGGTGTTCAGGAGTGTTTCAAGCGATCTCGTGAATACCAACTCAACGACTCCGCCAAATA CTACTTTGACTCTATCGAGCGTATTGCCCAGAGCGACTACCTTCCCACGGACCAGGATGTCCTACGCTCACGTGTCAAGACCACTGGTATCACCGAGACGACCTTCATTATCGGCGATCTGACCTATCGAATGTTCGACGTTGGTGGTCAGCGTTCTGAGCGAAAGAAGTGGATTCACTGCTTCGAGAACGTCACCaccattcttttcctggtcGCCATTTCCGAATACGACCAGCTGCTTTTCGAAGATGAGACTGTAAACCGTATGCAGGAAGCTCTCACTCTGTTCGACTCCATTTGCAACTCCCGCTGGTTCGTCAAGACCTCGATTATTCTCTTCCTTAACAAGATCGACCGCTTTAAGGAGAAGCTCCCTGTCAGCCCCATGAAGAACTACTTCCCCGACTACGAGGGTGGTGCTGACTACGCCGCTGCCTGCGACTACATACTCAACCGCTTCGTCTCTCTGAACCAAgcagagcagaagcagatcTACACACATTTCACATGCGCCACAGACACGACACAGATCCGATTTGTCATGGCAGCTGTAAATG ATATTATTATCCAAGAGAACCTGAGACTCTGTGGTCTGATTTAA
- a CDS encoding acyl--CoA ligase (transcript_id=CADANIAT00002026): protein MPFRSRWQIEIPNTHLASLLLTSPTEPLSKTHRCFSEAARPDTHYFTTHDFRLWSQRFAAGLRKSGLQKGDRVLLFSGNDIFFPVIFMGIIMAGGIFTGANPTFVARELAYQLQDSGAIYLLCAEDSLDTGIEASKIAGLDMDKVFVFNNALYDGKGEGMKGCRYWGELVASVEEGAGFAWEELDTPEKANTTLALNYSSGTTGRPKGVEISHKNYVSNMLQYNHLFYLNPNWREKAKRARWLCFLPMYHAMAQNIFIAAALNRGVPVYVMPKFDFIKMLEYTEKFRISDYILVPPVVVALAKHPAVKSGKYDLSSVEDIGSGAAPLGREVCEEVEALWPPGKINIKQGWGMTEATCSILGWSPMEKCLTASVGELNPNCEAKIVADDGVTELGKNQRGELLVRGPNVMKGYWRNPQATKETLTEDGWLRTGDIAFVSNEGWFHVVDRKKELIKVKGNQVAPAELEAILLEHPAVADAAVIGVPKDEDEAPRAYIALKPGKNATAKDITTFMEGKVSRIKRITGGVVFVEAIPKNPSGKILRKALREQAKQELQGVYAKL, encoded by the exons ATGCCATTTAGATCGCGCTGGCAGATTGAGATCCCCAATACACATCTCgcatctcttcttctcacaTCACCCACTGAACCTTTGTCTAAAACGCACCGATGCTTCTCCGAAGCGGCTCGTCCAGATACGCACTACTTCACGACCCATGACTTTCGCCTCTGGAGCCAGAGATTCGCAGCCGGGCTGCGCAAGTCGGGCCTCCAGAAGGGTGACCGGGTGTTGCTCTTCTCGGGCAACGACATATTCTTCCCTGTAATATTCATGGGGATCATCATGGCGGGGGGGATTTTCACCGGCGCGAACCCTACCTTTGTCGCTAGAGAGCTTGCCTACCAGTTGCAGGATAGCGGGGCGATTTATCTCCTCTGTGCAGAAGATAGTCTAGACACTGGTATTGAGGCTTCGAAGATTGCGGGGTTGGATATGGACAAGGTGTTTGTGTTCAACAATGCACTTTATGATGGAAAGGGGGAGGGGATGAAAGGGTGTCGATATTGGGGGGAGCTGGTTGCCAGCGTTGAGGAGGGGGCAGGATTTGCGtgggaggagctggacaCACCGGAGAAAGCTAACACCACGCTTGCGCTGAATTACAGTAGTGGGACGACGGGGAGGCCGAAGGGGGTTGAGATCTCGCACAAGAATTATGTCTCGAACATGTTGCAGTACAACCACCTTTTTTACCTGAACCCGAACTGGAGGGAGAAGGCGAAACGGGCAAGATGGCTATGCTTCCTGCCGATGTACCATGCAATGGCGCAGAACATCTTCATTGCAGCCGCACTCAACCGGGGAGTGCCTGTGTACGTGATGCCGAAATTCGATTTCATTAAGATGCTGGAGTATACGGAAAAATTTCGCATCTCGGACTATATTCTGGTCCCTCCGGTGGTGGTTGCACTGGCGAAGCACCCTGCTGTGAAGAGCGGGAAGTACGATTTGAGCAGTGTGGAAGATATTGGTAGCGGAGCTGCGCCGTTGGGTCGAGAAGTCTGCGAAGAGGTCGAAGCCTTATGGCCACCTGGGAAAATCAATATCAAGCAAGGCTGGGGAATGACAGA GGCCACATGCTCCATCCTCGGCTGGAGTCCCATGGAGAAATGCCTTACGGCATCAGTTGGAGAGCTCAATCCCAACTGCGAAGCAAAGATTGTCGCCGACGACGGGGTAACGGAATTAGGCAAGAATCAGCGCGGAGAGTTGTTGGTTCGCGGCCCGAATGTCATGAAAGGATACTGGCGGAACCCGCAAGCAACTAAGGAGACCCTGACAGAGGACGGATGGTTGAGGACGGGAGATATCGCCTTTGTCAGTAATGAAGGGTGGTTCCATGTTGTTGACCGAAAGAAG GAACTCATCAAAGTGAAAGGCAACCAAGTCGCACCTGCAGAGCTAGAAGCCATCCTACTCGAACATCCAGCCGTTGCCGATGCGGCTGTCATCGGTGTGCCAAA ggacgaagatgaggccCCGCGAGCGTATATTGCCCTGAAGCCAGGGAAGAATGCCACTGCCAAAGACATTACAACCTTCATGGAGGGCAAGGTATCACGGATCAAGAGAATCACTGGTGGAGTGGTCTTTGTGGAGGCAATACCCAAGAATCCATCTGGGAAGATCTTGCGAAAGGCACTTCGAGAACAGGCCAAGCAGGAGTTGCAAGGGGTTTACGCGAAGTTATAA